The region AGAAAGGTGGAATCAACTTCAATTAGAGAAAATGATAGCAAAAACAAGATGGTCATAAGGCCTCATGCCCTTTTGCCCTTGGACAAACTGGAGTCAACTGCTGAGAATGATGTAGCAACTCCATTTGGTGAAAATGTTTTACCGTCAGAATGTCCTGATAGAAGGATTGAAAATAATACTCGGCATGGAGATGAGTTACTTCCGGTGGACAAGACTCTTGCAGTTAATCCGGCTCCTGCTAACAGTAGATTCcgcaagaaacaaaaaaaaggcAAGTCCCGGGCCTTATCTGATGGAGATGCAAAGGAAAGGATGTCAAATGAGGAGGATGGTAGTCATGAGAGTGTTGAAAGCTGTAATAGTGGTAGACTATTTTCAACAGGGAAACGGCAATGGAATGATCAACAGTTGATTGTAAGCAGCAAAAGAGTCAAAGGACAAACTAATCAAGATAGCTCATTCATGAATTGGATCTCAAATATGATGAAGGGGGTCTTAAAGTCAAGTGAAGAAAAAGAACCTTCTATTTCTCATGGTCATGAGAATCCTGAACAGGATACTTTCGCAAGTAATAGAGAAGAAGACCCCACATGCAGACCTGTTGGGTTTCAATCCATTTTTCAGTCGCTTTATTGCCGTAAGACCAACACTCAACAAGCTGTCACCTTGAATGCTGATCATCAACAGGAAGGATTTATAGAAAGCGAGCTGGACAATAAAATGTGTGACCTGAATGCTACTCCAATAGCTTGTCGTATGGTGACTGGTAATGTTTACAAGCGGCTTCTGCCATCGACTGAGAGGTTCAATGATTCTGCTTCTGGTAACCAAGCTGGTACAGCTTTCCATTCAAGAGATATACTCATGAATTTTTCTGCCATTAGAGAAAGCAACAGGAGCATCTCAACTGAGAACCAAAATTCATGCAACGTGGAAACTGGTAGGGCTGAAGATGGAATAAGCTTCAATTCTTCCAAGGGGGAAAAAATGGATTCAAAACTGGCATCCGAAGAGAAACCGACCCATAATTTTGATTACAAAGGTGAACCACTAGAAAGCTTGTGGATATCTCGATTTACTCCAAAAACTTCTGGTCCTTCATTAAACAACAAAAGGACCGGTGAGCCTCTTAACTGTTGTGCTGATGGCATGAAGCTGAAACCTCTGTTACAGAATCCTCTTGGTTCTTCTAGTAAACTTGAAAATGTTGAGGCTAAGAAACACTCTACTGAAGCGTCGCCGCGTGTACAAAATTCTGGTACCGCTGATGAGGCTTCCTTCAGTTTTTATAAAGTGAAGAGACACAGTGATGAAATTTCGACATATAAACCGAATCCTATTCTGCCCTCCTCAGGAGTCAAATTTTCAGAGGCAATGGCTTCTGTTTTTGCAAGGAGATTGGATGCCCTCAAACACATTCCACCTTCAT is a window of Mercurialis annua linkage group LG2, ddMerAnnu1.2, whole genome shotgun sequence DNA encoding:
- the LOC126668819 gene encoding uncharacterized protein LOC126668819 isoform X4 translates to MTLVAADPLSELVWSPHKGLCIRCADGSFTEKNPSLSWGVGPTIMANASNSDKPVSNTDKPTNSEIRIASLAACNLACEVAGRNITTIFPTSIMPISGTSLELRTASGDQLEEMKNGMDFRFLQNENRRSKKGKVETDVPELNMGQNYPTSEEPIVRASDISDRKHALRMGIVLASEINTLEKFEVYDTEIISGKRKVESTSIRENDSKNKMVIRPHALLPLDKLESTAENDVATPFGENVLPSECPDRRIENNTRHGDELLPVDKTLAVNPAPANSRFRKKQKKGKSRALSDGDAKERMSNEEDGSHESVESCNSGRLFSTGKRQWNDQQLIVSSKRVKGQTNQDSSFMNWISNMMKGVLKSSEEKEPSISHGHENPEQDTFASNREEDPTCRPVGFQSIFQSLYCRKTNTQQAVTLNADHQQEGFIESELDNKMCDLNATPIACRMVTGNVYKRLLPSTERFNDSASGNQAGTAFHSRDILMNFSAIRESNRSISTENQNSCNVETGRAEDGISFNSSKGEKMDSKLASEEKPTHNFDYKGEPLESLWISRFTPKTSGPSLNNKRTGEPLNCCADGMKLKPLLQNPLGSSSKLENVEAKKHSTEASPRVQNSGTADEASFSFYKVKRHSDEISTYKPNPILPSSGVKFSEAMASVFARRLDALKHIPPSYNTDPAAHETMTCFFCGIRGHHLQECPYVTDTELEDLLGNVNSYEGIKELPCVCIRCNQLSHWAVACPNIAANARAVCYRNESGIEKECASSSRVKGLKENQMAAPYGLISGLISDIPNGISDAVRSLRLTRTNILKWMKSDVPLSPLDGYFVRLRLGKWEEGLGGTGYYVARITGIQIESSSKKCKASISLNVGGIRSVVESRYVSNHDFLEDELRAWWSATLTNGGTLPSEEELRLKVEEKKKLGF